The sequence GCTGAGCCAGGGTCATGGTCTTCTTCACCCCGAAGCCCAGACGGGTGCTGGCCGCCTGCTGCAGGGTGGAGGTGATAAAGGGGGCCTGAGGGCGGCTCTTGCTGGGCTTGTCCTCGCGGCCGGCCACGGTGTAACCCGCCGCCTTCAGGGCCGCAACGGCGGTCATCGCCTCGGCTTCGTTGCCCAGTTCCAGCTTGTTGCCCTGGAAGCGGGCCACCTGCATCCGCAGGGCATCGCCGGAGGCGGAGCTCAGATCGGCGTGCAGGTCCCAGAACTCTTCGGGCACGAAGGCACGGATCTCACGCTCGCGCTCCACCAGCAGGCGCACTGCCACGGACTGAACCCGGCCGGCGGACAGGCCGCGGCCAATCTTCTTCCACAGCAGGGGCGACACCATGAAGCCCACCACCCGGTCGAGGAATCGACGGGCCTGCTGGGCGTTCACCCTGGCCTGATTCAGCTCCAGAGGGTGAGCAAAGGCCTCCTTGATGGCGCCCTTGGTGATCTCGTTGAATACCACCCGGCGGTAGCGGCTGTCATCACCGCCAATCACCTGCTGCAGGTGCCAGGCGATCGCTTCCCCTTCGCGGTCCAAATCCGTTGCGAGGTAGACGTGGTCCGCCTTGGCTGCCAGGGTCTGAAGCTCCTTGACCACCTTCTCTTTGCCAGGCAGCACCTGGTAGTTGGCCTTCCAGTCGTGTTCCGGGTCGATGCCCATGCGGGCAATCAGTCCCTGATACTCGCGCTCGCGCTTGTACGCGGCTTTGGCCTCGGGGGCCATCTTGCGCACTTCCGCGGCACTCTTGGCCGGGGCCGCTGACTCAGATTGACTGGCAGAGGTAGGCAAGTCACGGATGTGCCCCACCGAGGATTTCACGATGAAGTCTTTGCCGAGATATTTGTTAATGGTCTTCGCCTTGGCGGGCGACTCCACGATTACCAGTGATTTAGCCATGGCGGGGGTCAGGACACCTGTCTGCAAGCGGTTTATATAAAGTGGCTCCATATATAGAGGGAAGACCTGTGAGTTTCAAGCCTTGAGCCCCAAGGAAGCCGTCAGTTAGTCGAAATTTGTCCAATACAGAATTTTTTTGGGACTAGATTCGCATATAAAAAAATTACTAATGCAATGAGAGAGGCAACGCAAGTAATAGTTATGCAGATGTTACATCCGAGCGGCAGTTCCCCCCTTGTCCATCACAGTTTGCGCCTTATACTGTTGACTTTCTTCACCTGCTCGGTCAGCCCCTCCCAGGCACCGGGCAGAGAGGTTTAACTATAAATAAGCAAAGGAATTTTCATGCGAGCTTTTGAAGCCAACTTCGATGGCCTGGTAGGCCCTACCCACAACTACGCCGGTCTCTCCTTTGGCAACGTTGCCTCCCAGTCCAACGCTCAGGCGGTTTCAAATCCCAGGGCCGCGGCCCTGCAGGGCCTGGACAAGATGCTCTCGGTCCAGCAGCTGGGCATGGTGCAGGGGGTGTTGGCCCCCCAGCAGCGCCCGGACATCCACACCCTGAAGCAACTGGGCTTCTCCGGCAGCGATGGTGACATCCTGCAGAAAGCCTTCGATACCGCTCCGCACCTGCTGATGGCCTGTTACTCCGCCTCCAGCATGTGGACCGCCAATGCCGCCACCGTATCGCCCAGTGCCGACAGTGCCGACGGTAAGGTCCATTTCACCCCGGCCAACCTGGTGAACAAATTCCACCGGGCCATCGAGCATGGGGTGACCGGTCGCATCCTCAAGGCCACCTTCGCCGATGAGCAACGCTTTGCCCATCACGACGCCCTGCCAGCCCATGAGATGTTCGGCGATGAGGGAGCCGCCAACCATACCCGCCTGTGCCGGGATTATGGCCAGCAGGGGGTTCAGCTGTTCGTCTACGGCCAGCACGGCTCGGATCCCACCGCGCCCAAACCCAGCCTCTATCCGGCTCGTCAGACCCTGGAAGCCAGCCAGGCTGTGGCCAGGCTGCACCAGCTGAATGACCACAACACCGTGTTCATCCAGCAGAACCCGGATGTCATCGACCAGGGGGTATTCCACAACGACGTGATCGCCGTGGGCAACCACAACGTGTTGTTCTACCATGAGCAAGCCTTCCTGGACACCCAATCCAAACTGGAGGAGGTTCGCCGCAAGTTCGGCGACGGGGAGCTGCACTTCATCAAGGTGCCCACCGAGGCAGTCAGCATCGACAACGCGGTGAGAAGCTACCTGTTCAATACTCAGATCCTCACCCTGCCCAGCGGTGAGATGGTGATCATCGCCCCCACCGAGTGTCAGGAGAATGCCCAGGTGGCCGCCTACCTGGAGACCCTGGTGGCCCAGGACAACCCCATCGCCAAGGTGCACTTCTTCAACGTCAAACAGAGCATGCAAAACGGTGGCGGCCCCGCCTGTCTGCGCCTGAGGGTGGCGATGAACGAACGGGAGCTGGCCGGGGTGAATCAGGCCACGCTGATCAACCAGGCCAGCCACGCCAGCCTGAGCGCCTGGGTGAGCAAGCATTATCGCGACCAGCTGACCCTGAATGACCTGCGTGACCCGTCCCTGCTCAACGAGTCCCTCACCGCCCTGGATGAGCTGACTCAGCTGCTGAAACTGGGCAGCGTCTACCCCTTCCAGCGGGGATGACCCTTGAGGGCCCCTGTGGGGGCCCTGTGCCCTTTGCCGGCCCCAAAGCCCTTACCCGGCCGCTCCCCAGGCGGGAGTCCGGGCCTCAGACAAAAAAAACGGCCCCGATGGGGCCGCTTTTTCTCTCTCTCAATTCCCTAAGGCATTACAGCAGGGCTGGAATACCGGGCAGCTGACCCACCAGGGCCAGGGCGCCAACACAGATGATGAAGGCGATCAGAGGGATAACCAGACGGTCTGCGGTGGACAGCTTAGCGGAACGCTCCTTGTCACCAATCAGGCCCAGGTTATCCAGCAGCATGGTCAGAGCCCAACCAAATACTGGGTTTACGAAAGCACAGGAGAACATGCACACACCGGCACTCTGAGCGCTCTGGTTGTCACGTACCATCTGCATGCCCGCTTCCAGCAGAGGCAGAAATACACCCACCAGCAGGGCCACACGCAGTACAGGCTCCCACATGGCCAGATCCATGGGGTAACCCAAGACCGCAGCCAGCACACACATCACACCGGTCAGCAGGGCGCCGCCTGGGATAGGACGCTTGGCGATGGCCGCCGGAATCATGTAGGTACCCCAGGAGGAGGCGAGGTTACCGCCGCCCAGCACAGAACCTACGATCTGACGGATGGAGCACACGGTCATGGTGTCGTCCACGTTCATCAGAACGCCTTTGGCCTTCTTGGGATAGTTCAGCTCCTGGAATACGCGGTGGCCCAGGAAGTCCGGGGACCACATGGCCACCGCCAGGATGGCAAAAGGAATGACCGCGACGAAGTGGCTCAGCTCAGGCCAGCCCATCTGCCAACCGGTGTTCTCACCCCACCAGAAGAAGGGGCTCAGAGGCGGCAGACCGGGTTCGGTTACGAACTCGAAAGGCGTGCCCATGGCCCAGGCCACGGCACCGGCCAGGAAGGAACACAGAGGAATCGCCAGCCAGCGCATCTTCACCCGCGCCAGATAGGCGTAGATCACCACGGTGGCAAAAATTACGCCGAAGGAGACATAGCCCATGCCAATGCCGGAGGACCAGGCTTCCAGCTTGGTGATCTGGCCAACCAGACCAATGGCGCCCAGGTAGATGAGCAGGCCGCCCTTCACCCCTTCGCCGGTCATGGTCACCAGACGGGAGCCGCCTTTACTCCAACTGAGCAACAGGCCGAAGACGCCCACCATGATCCCCAGTGCGAGAGGGTGACCACCCGCAGCGGCAATCAGAGGAATCAGCGGAATCATCGGGCCGTGAGTACCGGCCAGGTTGGTATTGGGGTTCAGGATTGCTGAGAAGATGACTGCGAACAGGACACCCGCAATCAGCAGCTCGTAGCGAACGTTTTCGGCAATGAACTCGGGAGACAGACCGAACTGGGCAGCGAAGGCCGCCGCCATGGCAGTCACCATTACCACCTTACCGATGGTAGCGGCGAGAGCCGGAATCAGATCTTCGAACTCAATGCCGAAATCGCGAAACGGCAGGTGCACACGCCAGCGCCGGAAGTTCATGATGGTCAGTTCGTTTTCGAGATAGCTCTGACGATTCTCGAAGGAACTGGCCGGCTTGTGGCGGTCCTTATAGGAAGCAGTTTGTGTTGACATCGATAACCTCTGGGGATTAATCCAACAGTTAGCTGGAGAAATGGCTGACCACTATTTCCGCAACAGTCGGCTTACATTTCATTTTCGTTGTCGTCGAATTCTAGTTAGACGCATTCTGCAAATCAAACAGTGGAATTCAGGCTCTAATCTCACCAAAACTTTATCGACGCTCATTCATCCAAAGGGCCAAATACCTAAATCTGACATTTTAATTTCATATATATCAGTCACATAAATTCATTTAACGACCAATATAACCAAAAGTTAGTTTGTGATAGATTGTGCCTATAATCGAATGTATATCAATGAATTAGCGCAAAACCATGTAGCCCAATTGTAACGAAGGCTCTTTTTTAACTTGAAATGGATCACGAAAATTAGCAGTGGATGATCTGGTTCGAAAAAGGGGGTGGGATTGAGGAAAACGCGCAGCTCAAAAGGGAGTCAACCAGAAGTTAAATGTGATCTTCAGCGGGCAAACTTGAATTATCTTGCCAAAGGTCACAATTATGACATCTCGCATAATCCTTTTATTACTCCTAAGGGATGTCTGCTTACCTTTCAGGCGATTCGGCGTTTACAGGCTGATTTTGTCTCCCCCGGGCAACAGGAATGAACCAGCTTTGTTACAAATCAAACCATTAGCCAACATGCGCTGAGAATGCCCTTTTGCCTCCACTCAAAACACTAAGGCAAAAAAAATGGCTGTGTCTGCGTTAATTGTTGAGGTTCTATAATTAGGGTAACTCTTTGATAGAGAGGGCCCGTTATGGATAGTTCAGCTTTTGCCCGTATCCTGCGTTCCCTGCCTGAGCTTACGCCCAGTCAACGAGAACAGCTCCTTACTCATGTGCGCTTCGATGCTCCTGCCGTCGTGGCGCTACTCATTGAAAACCATCCTAAAGACTGTCCACATTGCCACGAGGAAGCTCTACGCCCTTGGGGCTCAAGCCATGGTCTGCCTCGATTTCGGTGCCGTGCCTGTGGCAAAACCTCTAACCCATTGACTGGCACACCATTGGCACGATTGCGCATGCGCGAACGCTGGTTGGAGTACGCACTTTGCTTAAACGATGGCTTGACCGTTCGCCGAGCTGCAGCCCAATGCCAAGTTAATAAAAACACTGCGTTTTTGTGGCGACATCGATTTCTGAAATTGATAGCTGACATGCGCCCTGAAAAGGAGCACGGCATTGTTGAAGCCGATGAAACCTTCTTTTTGAAATCGTACAAAGGGCAACGCAACCTCCCCTGGCCAGCGCGTCAGCGTGGTGGTGTCAGCAAGACCAAAGGCGGTGGTAGTGAAGACCAGGTATCGGTCCTAATAGTGCGCGATAGGTCGGGTAAGACGGCGGACTACATGCTGAAAAAACTGGATGCAGCACATGTCACGACGGCTTTGGACTCGATTCTGGACAAGGATGCCTGTCTGTGTACTGACCGTGCTGGCGTTTATCTGTCTTACGCAAAATCAAAGAGAATCAGACACGAGCCTATCAAGGCATCAGGCCCGCGCAGGCGAGGTCCCTTCCACATCCAGAACGTAAACGCCTACGACAGCCGGTTGAAAGGGTGGATATCAAGGTTTAGAGGGGTGGCGACCAAGTATTTAGGAAACTACTTGGGCTGG is a genomic window of Ferrimonas sp. YFM containing:
- a CDS encoding IS1595 family transposase — translated: MDSSAFARILRSLPELTPSQREQLLTHVRFDAPAVVALLIENHPKDCPHCHEEALRPWGSSHGLPRFRCRACGKTSNPLTGTPLARLRMRERWLEYALCLNDGLTVRRAAAQCQVNKNTAFLWRHRFLKLIADMRPEKEHGIVEADETFFLKSYKGQRNLPWPARQRGGVSKTKGGGSEDQVSVLIVRDRSGKTADYMLKKLDAAHVTTALDSILDKDACLCTDRAGVYLSYAKSKRIRHEPIKASGPRRRGPFHIQNVNAYDSRLKGWISRFRGVATKYLGNYLGWHRMLDRHKYRPSSEQCLFEAVGWGSTVT
- the astB gene encoding N-succinylarginine dihydrolase, whose protein sequence is MRAFEANFDGLVGPTHNYAGLSFGNVASQSNAQAVSNPRAAALQGLDKMLSVQQLGMVQGVLAPQQRPDIHTLKQLGFSGSDGDILQKAFDTAPHLLMACYSASSMWTANAATVSPSADSADGKVHFTPANLVNKFHRAIEHGVTGRILKATFADEQRFAHHDALPAHEMFGDEGAANHTRLCRDYGQQGVQLFVYGQHGSDPTAPKPSLYPARQTLEASQAVARLHQLNDHNTVFIQQNPDVIDQGVFHNDVIAVGNHNVLFYHEQAFLDTQSKLEEVRRKFGDGELHFIKVPTEAVSIDNAVRSYLFNTQILTLPSGEMVIIAPTECQENAQVAAYLETLVAQDNPIAKVHFFNVKQSMQNGGGPACLRLRVAMNERELAGVNQATLINQASHASLSAWVSKHYRDQLTLNDLRDPSLLNESLTALDELTQLLKLGSVYPFQRG
- a CDS encoding DUF3360 family protein — encoded protein: MSTQTASYKDRHKPASSFENRQSYLENELTIMNFRRWRVHLPFRDFGIEFEDLIPALAATIGKVVMVTAMAAAFAAQFGLSPEFIAENVRYELLIAGVLFAVIFSAILNPNTNLAGTHGPMIPLIPLIAAAGGHPLALGIMVGVFGLLLSWSKGGSRLVTMTGEGVKGGLLIYLGAIGLVGQITKLEAWSSGIGMGYVSFGVIFATVVIYAYLARVKMRWLAIPLCSFLAGAVAWAMGTPFEFVTEPGLPPLSPFFWWGENTGWQMGWPELSHFVAVIPFAILAVAMWSPDFLGHRVFQELNYPKKAKGVLMNVDDTMTVCSIRQIVGSVLGGGNLASSWGTYMIPAAIAKRPIPGGALLTGVMCVLAAVLGYPMDLAMWEPVLRVALLVGVFLPLLEAGMQMVRDNQSAQSAGVCMFSCAFVNPVFGWALTMLLDNLGLIGDKERSAKLSTADRLVIPLIAFIICVGALALVGQLPGIPALL